In Sorghum bicolor cultivar BTx623 chromosome 8, Sorghum_bicolor_NCBIv3, whole genome shotgun sequence, one genomic interval encodes:
- the LOC8068815 gene encoding F-box/LRR-repeat protein 3 — MSREAQKLDSAAGDGAVGIGVLSLDLLGQVLDRLREPRDRKACRLVSRAFERAEAAHRRALRVLRREPLPRLLRAFPALERLDVSACASLDDASLAAAVAGAGGGLAGLRSVCLARANGVGWRGLEALVAACPRLEAVDLSHCVSAGDRELAAVAAAAGLRELRLDKCLAVTDMGLAKVAVGCPRLEKLSLKWCREISDIGIDLLAKKCPELRSLNISYLKVGNGSLRSISSLERLEELAMVCCSCIDDEGLELLSKGSDSLQSVDVSRCDHVTSEGLASLIDGRNFVQKLYAADCLHEIGQRFLSKLATLKETLTMLKLDGLEVSDSLLQAIGESCNKLVEIGLSKCSGVTDDGISSLVAQCSDLRTIDLTCCNLITNNALDSIADNCKMLECLRLESCSLINEKGLKRIATCCPNLKEIDLTDCGVDDAALEHLAKCSELRILKLGLCSSISDKGIAFISSNCGKLVELDLYRCNSITDDGLAALVNGCKRIKLLNLCYCNKITDTGLGHLGSLEELTNLELRCLVRITGIGISSVAIGCKSLIELDLKRCYSVDDAGLWALARYALNLRQLTISYCQVTGLGLCHLLSSLRCLQDIKMVHLSWVSIEGFEMALRAACGRLKKLKMLCGLKTVLSPELLQMLQACGCRIRWVNKPLVYKD, encoded by the exons ATGAGCCGGGAGGCGCAGAAGCTCGACtccgccgccggcgacggcgcGGTCGGGATCGGGGTCCTGTCGCTGGACCTGCTGGGCCAGGTGCTGGACCGCCTGCGGGAGCCCCGGGACCGCAAGGCGTGCCGCCTCGTCAGCCGCGCCTTCGAGCGCGCCGAGGCCGCGCACCGCCGCGCGCTGCGGGTGCTCCGCCGCGAGCCGCTCCCGCGCCTGCTCCGCGCGTTCCCGGCACTCGAGCGGCTCGACGTCTCCGCCTGCGCCTCGCTCGACGACGCCTCCCTCGCCGcggccgtcgccggcgccggcggcgggctCGCGGGGCTCCGCAGCGTCTGCCTCGCGCGGGCCAACGGGGTCGGATGGCGCGGCCTCGAGGCGCTCGTCGCAGCCTGCCCCAGGCTGGAGGCCGTCGACCTGTCGCACTGCGTCAGCGCCGGGGACCGCGAGCTCGCAGCGGTGGCCGCGGCTGCAGGGCTCAGGGAGCTGAGGCTGGACAAATGCCTTGCTGTCACCGACATGGGGCTCGCCAAGGTGGCTGTTGGGTGCCCCAGGCTGGAGAAGCTCAGCCTCAAGTGGTGCCGTGAGATCTCTGACATCGgaattgatctgctggccaagAAGTGCCCCGAGCTCCGCAGCCTCAACATATCCTACCTCAAG GTGGGTAATGGATCCCTTAGATCAATTTCCTCACTCGAGAGGCTTGAGGAATTGGCAATGGTTTGTTGTTCATGTATAGACGATGAAGGCCTGGAATTGCTGAGCAAGGGGAGCGATTCGCTGCAG agTGTTGATGTGTCAAGATGTGATCATGTGACTTCCGAGGGGTTAGCTTCACTGATAGATGGTCGCAATTTTGTCCAGAAGTTATATGCTGCAGATTGTTTGCAT GAGATAGGACAACGTTTTCTATCCAAGTTGGCAACACTGAAGGAAACCTTGACAATGCTGAAACTCGATGGTCTTGAGGTCTCGGACTCTCTTCTTCAAGCCATTGGTGAAAGCTGTAACAAATTGGTTGAGATTGGACTTAGCAAATGCAGTGGTGTTACAGATGACGGAATCTCATCTCTTGTAGCTCAGTGTAGTGACCTAAGAACAATTGATCTCACATGCTGCAATCTCATTACCAATAATGCGCTTGATTCAATAGCTGACAACTGTAAGATGCTTGAATGCTTGCGGTTGGAATCATGCTCTTTGATAAATGAGAAGGGACTAAAGCGAATTGCAACTTGTTGCCCCAATCTTAAGGAGATAGACCTCACTGACTGCGGAGTGGATGATGCAG CATTGGAGCACTTGGCTAAATGCTCTGAATTGAGAATATTGAAATTAGGCTTATGCTCAAGTATTTCTGACAAAGGCATTGCGTTTATTAGTTCAAATTGTGGAAAACTTGTGGAGCTTGATCTCTACCG GTGCAACTCTATTACTGATGATGGGTTGGCAGCTTTAGTAAATGGATGCAAGAGGATTAAGTTACTGAACTTGTGTTACTGCAACAAAATCACTGATACTGGTTTGGGTCACTTAGGCTCCCTGGAGGAGCTCACAAACCTTGAATTGAGGTGCTTGGTCCGCATAACAGGCATTGGGATCTCCTCAGTTGCAATTGGATGCAAGAGCCTGATAGAACTGGACTTGAAACGATGCTATTCAGTTGATGATGCTGGGCTTTGGGCCCTTGCTCGTTATGCTTTGAACCTTAGACAG CTTACGATATCGTACTGCCAAGTCACGGGGTTGGGCCTGTGCCACCTGCTGAGCTCCCTGCGGTGCCTCCAGGACATTAAGATGGTGCACCTCTCATGGGTCTCCATAGAAGGGTTTGAGATGGCACTGCGAGCAGCCTGTGGGAGGCTGAAGAAGCTGAAGATGCTCTGTGGGCTGAAGACCGTGCTGTCCCCCGAGCTCCTCCAGATGCTGCAGGCATGCGGCTGCCGAATAAGATGGGTCAACAAACCTCTTGTCTACAAGGACTAA
- the LOC8066344 gene encoding universal stress protein PHOS34 — protein MAEEAAAPAVAAGTEAAPPPGKMTMVVGVDESEHSFYALQWALQHFFPPPPQPQQYRLVVVTAKPSAASAVGLAGPGAADVLPYVEADLKKTALRVIDKAKALCAQVSDAVFEAVEGDARSVLCEAVERHHAEMLVVGSHGYGAIKRAVLGSVSDYCAHHAHCTVMIVKKPKHHKH, from the exons ATGGCGGAGGAAGCAGCAgcgccggcggtggcggcggggacggaagccgcgccgccgccggggaagatgacgatggtggtcggggtGGACGAGAGCGAGCACAGCTTCTACGCGCTGCAGTGGGCGCTGCAGCACTTCTTCCCGCCGCCGCCACAGCCGCAGCAGTACCGCCTCGTCGTCGTCACCGCCAAGccttccgccgcctccgccgtcGGCCTCGCCGGCCCAG GCGCCGCGGATGTGCTGCCGTACGTGGAGGCGGACCTCAAGAAAACCGCCCTGCGCGTCATCGACAAAGCCAAAGCACTCTGCGCACAG GTGAGCGACGCCGTGTTTGAGGCGGTGGAGGGGGACGCTAGGAGTGTCCTCTGCGAGGCGGTCGAGAGGCACCACGCCGAGATGCTCGTCGTCGGCAGCCATGGCTACGGAGCCATCAAAAG GGCTGTTCTTGGAAGTGTGAGCGACTACTGCGCCCATCACGCGCACTGCACCGTGATGATAGTAAAGAAGCCGAAGCATCACAAGCACTGA